One Styela clava chromosome 4, kaStyClav1.hap1.2, whole genome shotgun sequence genomic window, ACTCTCGGGATCAGTAATGCTCATGTCTCTATGACGTCTCAACCCCCTGCCTCTACCGACAATGTCGAATCTCCCTCCAAGGATTTGATCGTTGTGCCAGCGTCCTTCAAAGTCATCCAAATATCCTCCTTTTTTGGACCCACCAAGACAGTGACGAATCTGTAATGCAATTGATGGTAATAAGTTAAAAACCATgttaaaattaggaaaattgctGTAATATTCTATATTCATCTCACATACCCTATTTATTTAGCCTAGCCCTAAATAGCATCATAATAAAGTGCAGAGTCATATCAAGTCAGATAAACCATGTGATGTGCTTGTAAATTAGTTAAAACAGTTGTGGATTAGAATTAGTGGAAACTATCGCCAATTCACGCCAGTGAGTTAGAGATTTTCAGTCGAATTTTGACAAGTTACGGTTGCTTCAAATTGGGCGGACTGTCTGTCTCTCTGGTGAAACCAAAACCAATGTCATAAAAGTTGAGACATTTCTTACCTTTTGAAACCCTAAGTATTTGAGTTCCACAATATCCAGCAGAACACAAGTTCCAGCAATTGCATACATGAATAGCATGAAGATTGTCTTTtcctgtaaaaaaaaaattataatatatatatatatatcgttgaAAAACACTCCCGAATAAGGAAAGGGTTTCTTGTGTGTTTCTCTAACACTCAGTATCTCTCTTTTTCTCTTATATTTTTATCCTTTATGTGCTTTGAGGCAGTTCAATTTGTATCTATAACACTGGGtttaaattgttgttttattgCGTCGTAATTGACGCATTACAGCGTTTCAGAAAAAATGCCCCAACCGCTAACGTCATAATATGGTGATGTGACGTCATCGTACCTGGCAGTACTAGTGACCACATTCAAACTTCAATGACTATTATTTCTTTACTTACCATTGGCCTTGAAATGAAGCATTCTACAATGGCAGGACACGGATATCTCTCGCAACGGTACATTTCTGGGACTTGAGTTTGAAACAAAATGTATTGAAGCACGATGAATGTAATTTCAATTGCCATACGGAAAATGACTTGAAGAACATATCTGTTGATAAACATTGAAATAGATTACATGCAATTGAAATTGAAACCTAAGCCAACAGCTAATTCAAACTTTTAAGAATTTGTGTTCTTCTGATAGCAAGCTGGTTCgccttgtttttctttttttttctttgttttttacAACGAAGTCACTAGGCGCTTTTCCAATCTAAACGCAGAAAACTTATCGCAAATTTACTGCAGTTGCAACGAATGTTTTCTGTGATTCAATTGAGTTGATCTAAGTCAGTTCCACTAAATAACAAGCGGTCGTACCAATAACGGTTACTTAAATATGGGGAATTGAAAATAGGCGTGGAATAATCTGATTTTGTTGCTATTATTGTGACGCACAGAAATAAACATATTTAGAACTTGTAGTTCTTAagttcattcattcattcaaatttgCAACAGAAGCAAAAATTATGTATGTTGAACTACAGGAAGTTTAAAACATATTAATATTACAAGGTGTGACATCTGCTGTATAGATAATAACATCTACTGAGaagttaaaataaattcaaatcgCGCGTACGTGACAAAAATATGACAGCGGATGACTTTTGGACGCGCGTCCACGACACAGCTTAATGTCTGTAAATTCAATCCGGTGAACGCCCCAGGAAATAAACGTGGTATCCGCAACACATCCGTCAGAACAggtgtttaaaatttaaatgccTACAATTTCGTTGACGTAGGCATAATCGCGCATGCGCAGAGCATATGTGTCCGTTTTTGAGCGAGTAAAATATGGACACCCGCTGTCTGTGAAATTACATCAAATTATATGTACAAAATTGCTGTCGGTAAAGTGGTTGAAGAATCGCTTTGGATTTGAGAAAGATAAgagtttgtttttaaaataattgttctatatatatatatacatgaataCAATTATATGTCTTTGGAGATCACAGGTCATAcagttttaaaaatgaaataatgagGTGAAAAATTTACCCTGTTAGGATAGGTGGTTCTTTAATTTTCTTTGGTGCTACGGCTCTTACTGGAATTATTTCAGCCATTGGCAATAAGTTGTTTGTTGCGGTCGCAGAACGTCGGCTTGCTTTTTTGTCCTTCGGATTTTTTGGATTGTGACTAACTGACTAAAGAGAGTAATTTCAGTTTATTTGACGTTTATATTATTGCTTTAAACAAAGCGTTTATTCTTCATAGAGAAAGACAATATTTGATCATTAAAGGGTGAAATTgagaattgaaatataaaaaaaatcactaCTAGCACTTTTGTTTGGAAGAATCTTGAAACGATACAAATAcaaatttcattcaataaaaatagtttATCAATTGACATTTTGGCTGGTTGCTTCACGGTTCAATATAAAAACAGATAGCATGCAAAGAAAAAAAAGGCAAAAATTGGTGTAATAATAGTATTCAATGCTGCTTTCAGTAACAAAGATTATTTGCAGCATGATATAAAATATGTCAAGCGTAAAAAAGTTTTATCATGGGTGTTAACAATATTTCCACCACTAGGAGCGCACTGCACTTTCACGCAGAAATGCACTTCTTGAATGTCATCCGGTGAATGTGAGTCGTTGACGAGGAACACAGGGTAAAATAAGCGTGAAATAGGGATTTTACTTACTTTCTTTTCTGTTTCTCCATTATATTTTGGTGGTTGATCGCTAAATCGGTTTCGGGCCGAATTTTTCATTACTGGATCTTTTGCCATTGGATCGGTGGCGGCTTCCTgtttaaattaatttgaatgcattttaacaatgaattttatgttttattttgtacaaAAGTATTATTTACCGCGGTTCCATGAGCACTGGCTTGGAGCCACGATTTACACTAATCTTTTTCTTTTTGGATTTCTGATTTTCATATAAAAAGCGGAAGATTCTGTTTAACATGGCGTATGAAACGGAAAAACCGAATATCGCGTATTTCTATATATTTCTTACGCCCAAAAATGTAAATGCAATTAgtgcaattaaaatatataataggggaaagtggggaaggtcgggacactttttttctttttcatattttgagccCTTTATTCTGCACATTCATATGACTTTGCGGGATTAATGcagagaggggtaaatgtagtttttattcagcgactaagaaattcccttgcgacacacatcttaccaccaaaatgctttgaaaaacgtttgtcaagtgtcccacaagtgtcacttgtggggcacattcggacagggcacaatgggtcattctgttaaaattcaacgaagtatgcccttaaaaataaagaacagggagacctcaaatttcaatatcaatattcaaccgaaatatttcaaatatttcaccaaaaaattctcttacaaattaaattattttctgatCCGAATCTAAATagggaaatatttttgattctcgaatGTTTTTCATATTGGTCCATGAGTCGAAAGATACcataattttacataaaaatataacgcatctctaggtctctaagcacttgttgtatcaaacactgtcgaattgtgccatgtaaggcatgtcccactgaaccccggtccattgttccccatagtcaacaaatatcttcagatcatcccacggcgaaatttggaaggcacatccactcgccaacgttataaatatttctcAGTGGACTATAGCTGAaagatatcagacggtggtttgtcacgttgaaaaggctaagttagaaaaaagaaaaaactggaacggtgaaattttagtttcaaccccccaaaaccaatttcacctcatagcttgcgtcgctctacccgtctgctgtccgtttgcggggacgttgtaactcatcgaagggcggattgaaacatcaaacCGCGGACCGGATTCTGAATATAGTATTAGTGTTAGAGCACTTTCCACTGTGACCcctgtcccaacgtgccccaccttcccctataTGATCATTCAGCTTCCGCCAAAAAAATGTAacagaaattgaaatattttaccacTTGGTTCAtttctttttctaatttgtcTTTTTTCAGTTGAACTTTGTTGAGAGAATGCATCGCCCACACAATGAAGATCACACTAGGCAAGGAAACCAGTAATATctgttgaaaataaatattatcattatcCAGTATTCAGAACAGTCTATATAATCAGTACCTCGAAATAAATGTCATATTTTCTCCCCGATGACTACAAAATATAACATGGATGTACACGATCAATTCACCCAAACGAATATTTACTTCATTAGCTGACAAATTGATAATAAGAATTTGTcatgtttcaaatatatttttggataATCCAAATCTCTTCAGTCTAGagttttttaaactttttgctataaatatatttatatacctaTTTGCGATAAGAAATTTGTCTTTTAATAACGACAATgataatttatataatatatacagagTGGGCAAAAAGTTTAGTTAAAGTTACTGTATTATTTGTTCAACTGTAACCCCACTTTTGGCCCACTCTGTATATATATGAGCCTTTTATTAGTGCGATAAGTCAACCTGTTTTGTGCACAGGACTATTATAACGCAGATGGACGTCTAACATAGCCAGTCATACTTCAATCTCGGTGGTAATTTTTGATCATTTGAAATTTGATCATTCTAAGTCCTAACGTGGgcaaatgaaaattaaattttatcaaaagttATGGTATTTCACTACGCTTAGATTGGGAACCAATCTTCAGACCATCTTCAACCTACCTGCATAGCCCAGAATCGAATGTGTGAGATTGGACTGAATCTGTTGAAACAAACATTATCACAGCCTGGTTGTAAAGTATTGCAAATAAATCGAGACTGTTCATCGCCGTATACCTGTGGaacaaaaaattggaaattattGGATTTCATTTAAATCCAAAGTCATGGAATTTTTTGTGTCCCTGAATATACAGACGGGCGCAGGTATAATTGGTAACAAACAGGGATGGGCCATGTTTCAGATGACTCCAATCAAAATCCCAGAGCACTGGCGTAttcataattaaataaattgaatgcCAAGAAGTTATCATAACGCAAATTTAAGGATACAAAAGTGACCTCCAACCTGCCATTTGCTTGTTGGCCAAATTGGATCATTTCTATAGCGAAcgaacaaatttaaaaatattaaagaaCGATACAAAGTTATTCAATCAATTGGAATTCAGAAAAGAAACAAATTAAATCTACTATTCAGTCTTGAGAGAGCACTTAGGCAACTTTTTTACGTTGTGCGTTCATTGTTTGTTAGTGTTGCGATTTAACCTAGCAATTTatagatatttgaaattgatattacGCTTTAAATAGACAAAATTCAAATACTCAAAGAAGACGTAATtatgatattattttgattgaCAAGTGACGAGATGGCAGCATCGGCtgattatatttgaaattttaaatcaagAATCTTCCGAAAATTTAAGCCTTTTACCTGCCTTTCATTTCCGTAATTGTCAGAAggttgtaaatattttgtgtcaTTTCCAACTTTTCAGTTGAATATcttgattgtttatattaatTACTACTTTATTCAACAATTTGTATGTCAATAATCTATAACTACAGTGTTCAAACTATTTGTAGGGATGTTATAAAATAGCGTTAATTCGATGACATGTGgaagtttcattttatttaacCATCATTTTAGAATTCGTTGATTCGTAGTTGGCGGTCAGATATAGTAGTTTGTAATTTTATGCTCAGTACATCACAGAATCTGTTTCCAGTTAACGAGTTATTACAAAGTAGATACTATGAGGCATTTTgcgtattttttaaattgtaatttAGCGAAGAAGGCAAAATGATGACGGCAATGAAGGCATTAATGTGGTTTATTTTAGCCGACGGGTATATTTTAGTTACCTAATTATTATCTTATAGTACAACATTTTGacttctttttatattttataattccaTTCATGCAGGTTCAAATAAACGGCGAAGACATATCTATAATACGGTAATGAACATTTTAATCAAAACCACCTAGCGATCAGATGAGCTATCATGAGTTTCTATTCTCAGCGGTCAGCTCACTTCGATTCCTAATGAGattgttaatatatttatacTCGTATGTGAGTTTGTGTGTTTAACAACAAGATAtcatttatataaatttgaacTCCTGATTTAACTAAATCGCATTTTAAAGCCCATTTTATTTAAGTATGGTGAAACGATTGAAATGATGTATATTGCGATATAGATGTTTGGTTTCAGCTTCCAAACCAAATGAAATAACCTAGAAGACGTAATTACAATGTATATTCAAATTAGATCGAAACTTTGTGTTGTCGtcattcataattataaaaattaagatTAGTTATTTTAATACGACGAATAGTCAGACAAATAATTTTCGAGTTTGTCCAATTCTTTCACATTTACTTATCGTCGCCAAAGGATTTACTTccaagtttattttaaaattaaaatattcaaatacttcGGTATTCACAATTCACTATATGTCAAGATCAATCAACAACGTATatatacagcaaaattttaggtTAGATTAAATCGACTATagaatttttgtttataatatggtGAAAACTTTCACTTccttcaattatatatatatatctctttTTCGCGTATAATAATAAGTCTTTTTTTCGTAATACAATTCATAGAAAAACACATACCTTATCACCGACACTCAAAACTGTAATCACCCTGAAGACAAATAGAAAAGAAAACCAATATTTTCCGATTAATGTTGAATGCGTGGCTACATCAGCCAGCATCTTCTCCAACAACGCCCAACTCATCTTGTCTGTTGTTCAGTTTCACAGAATATGaagaaatattaattaatattttgtataaatatgaCTAAATGTGTTTTGAATATTCTGTAAAAGAAGAATCGTTAAATGATTTTTCAAGTGGTTGTGAATCAATAAAATTGATATTCTCACTCGCACCTTAGAACATATTTCGTAATCAGGATTACACTTGAACTTATgtttaacaataaataaataagttaCACTATTCATGAAATACCCATTTTATAAACTTAAAAATTTATCGAATATAATTATTTCGACTGCTATGTGGTGAACTTCTCGTTTATTTTAGATCAATCTAACACTTAGTTTCAAAAAATTCCCAGTatcttttttgaatttataaattaCAGGAATGGACTGAACATGTTCTAAATCTAAAGTAAGAACGTTTTCCAAATATTCGATCTGTTCTGCATACGCACATGCGTAATAATTTAGAACCTAAAGGTAATTAATCAATTGTCTTTCTCGAATCTCgacaataaaatttgacgatttacaaaatagaaattacaatttttaatattcagaaTCAAAAGTCTATACAATTCTTTATTCCAAATACTGACGTGACGTACCACAAGGTACATTTCAGACCGTAacttcaaaataacaaaaacagttTCTCCTTTTACTTATCCTGATTGTGCCGTAAACTGCTGACTGTCTGCGATAATAATATCGTCTGTAGATTTAAGAGATAATTTGACAGCGTATAAATCATTTGCGCCATCTTACAGCATATTTCATTTACGTTCCGTAACAACAAAAATCTTAACGAAAGACAAAAAAACGTCAACTGAAACAAAACAGACGGTAGTTATCGGCGCCAGTGACTTtgtcatatttttattgttttcatctGATGTGTGCACGAAGTGGGTTATGAATATCACTAGATGAAgtgtaaataataataataatccaGAAGACAAAAACCGATTCGGGCTGAACTATAATCGAACTATTTCTGTTATTGTTTTCGTTTAAGTTATTTCGCACTAACCCAGCTGAAATGCCGACTGCCGTCTGTTTCTCATACCTTCATGACTTTTCGATGATGACTTTGCGAGGTGGTTGAAACTAGATCTTTAAGAAATGGGATTTAAAATCCGGCTTTTCACGATTTTTTTCTGGCTAGCATATACCTACGAAGACAATGCGTCGCTAAAAGTCTTCCAAATGTAATAATAATACATCATTCCGGCTAAAATATTCTAACTGCGTTCATCCGTGCGCGTACGCAAGTATACTCTTTGGAGTCCTGTGACAACTAAGGTTAGGATAGCGGGCAAGCGTTCTAACCAGAGCGCGACGTCGTCTCAACCTGGCCAAATGATTTGATGCCATGGCCTGAGGGAAGGCGTGAGTTGTCGTACAAACTACGATTATATTAGTCGACCTCCGGACGCACGTCATTTGTGGGAGAATAGAAATAATTTCATGTCCTCGAATTGTTGTACAACAACATGAAATACTTCGACCTTgacataatttcaaaaatatctgttaAAATTCAGTGActaataaattttctttttaaacaaatttgagAATTGTGTTTTgatctatttttaaattgatctTGATTCTCAAATGAATGATTTGACATGTATAGGCACatgttaaaaaaatgatttttttggtaatgttcaaacatatgtatatatatatatatataatagctTTTCACGTCTGGGCGGTTATTTTTTAAAGCCTTGCTCCTATTGGTTGGTGGAAATTGTGCTTACTGttcaaaaaaaatgattatcatTTTACTTTGTGACAAATTctaaattgtaaagagactatATAAATACTGCTTATAATATAAGTTTAATCACTTTTTTAATTCGACAAAGGAGTTTGAGCACGTTTGTATAAAACGATGTTCAGCAATCGTAACACTCTTACCAATTTCAAAGACTTTCATTATTATTAGATTGGTTCAAAGTCCGAAATTATTCTTTGTTTTTCTTTTGTGAACGACCAATTGACAGAGGTCAAAGTTAGCTCTCAGATAACCCGGATAACATCAAAATTTCATACTGTTGAAACGATCAAAATTGTTTGTGACACATCTTTGGATTTGGTATTTAAATATACCTATAGTTAACTGATTTTGTTAGCGTTTACACCACAATTAGTATACGTTTGATTTTCGGCAGTACAATGATTTAc contains:
- the LOC120326661 gene encoding gap junction delta-2 protein-like; its protein translation is MSWALLEKMLADVATHSTLIGKYWFSFLFVFRVITVLSVGDKVYGDEQSRFICNTLQPGCDNVCFNRFSPISHIRFWAMQILLVSLPSVIFIVWAMHSLNKVQLKKDKLEKEMNQVEAATDPMAKDPVMKNSARNRFSDQPPKYNGETEKKSVSHNPKNPKDKKASRRSATATNNLLPMAEIIPVRAVAPKKIKEPPILTGYVLQVIFRMAIEITFIVLQYILFQTQVPEMYRCERYPCPAIVECFISRPMEKTIFMLFMYAIAGTCVLLDIVELKYLGFQKIRHCLGGSKKGGYLDDFEGRWHNDQILGGRFDIVGRGRGLRRHRDMSITDPESGGAYDSIETSDDGSGFE